A genomic region of Sideroxydans sp. CL21 contains the following coding sequences:
- a CDS encoding diguanylate cyclase: protein MKLSVRFYLLMTAIFLSFSLVSWLAFSDMVNEINVLWGKRFAERQVLFDKHRTLSPLIREIRLARQMAAEPALIEMALHEDDAAVRRRATRVMERYRFDFRDHSYFAAFARSGNYYFNDSAGQYSDRQYRYTLSPREKRDYWFYATMKNGVDYQVNLDPDVHLGVVKVWINVLLKNGSEVLGVIGTGIDLTEFLKESVDINQPGVDTFFVDKSLAIQLSADPRLIDYASIAKTVGERIKIDVLFKNPADIERLRQMAIDLEKHQGGDVSTLWVDYRGEKRLLGMAYLPEVGWYDLTLMDEKSLQVLRGFIWLPLLLGAIFLMAMLILGFLLYRWVLNPIARLTKATEHIQHGNFDIEPPIVGKGEISVLSRSFWQMVEFVRNSNVELERKVNERTQDLLRLTEIDYLTGLLNRRGMTDKLEKEVARQARQGGSMGLLLLDLDHFKLVNDNYGHAAGDLAICATANILRSLKRSYDYAGRWGGEEFIVLLPECDEDEMVTIAERIREAIRNLHIETGTRTFTFTVSIGAHYPSSPQTLDAMLQQADKALYAAKEAGRDCVRTSRQKS from the coding sequence ATGAAACTAAGCGTTAGATTCTATTTGCTGATGACGGCCATATTCTTGAGTTTCAGTCTGGTTTCATGGCTGGCGTTCAGCGATATGGTTAACGAGATCAACGTCCTGTGGGGGAAGCGATTCGCCGAGCGCCAGGTGTTGTTCGACAAGCATCGGACTCTCTCGCCGCTGATCCGGGAGATCAGGCTGGCACGCCAGATGGCGGCCGAACCGGCGTTGATAGAGATGGCGCTGCACGAAGACGATGCGGCAGTCAGGCGCCGGGCGACCAGGGTGATGGAGCGCTATCGTTTCGATTTTCGGGACCACAGTTATTTCGCTGCTTTTGCCCGCAGCGGCAACTATTACTTCAACGACTCGGCGGGGCAATATTCGGATAGACAGTACCGCTATACGCTTTCCCCTCGCGAAAAGCGTGACTATTGGTTCTATGCCACCATGAAAAATGGAGTCGATTATCAGGTCAATCTTGATCCGGATGTGCATCTGGGCGTGGTGAAAGTCTGGATCAATGTGCTGCTCAAGAACGGCAGCGAAGTATTGGGCGTGATCGGCACCGGCATAGACCTGACCGAGTTCCTGAAAGAGAGTGTGGATATCAATCAGCCTGGGGTGGATACGTTTTTCGTGGACAAGAGTCTGGCCATCCAGCTTTCTGCCGATCCCAGGCTGATCGATTATGCGAGCATTGCCAAAACGGTCGGCGAGCGCATCAAGATAGATGTGTTGTTCAAGAATCCGGCGGATATTGAACGGCTGCGTCAGATGGCGATCGACCTTGAGAAACATCAGGGGGGCGACGTATCCACCTTGTGGGTGGATTACCGCGGGGAGAAGCGCCTGCTCGGCATGGCCTATTTGCCCGAGGTCGGCTGGTATGACCTAACGCTGATGGATGAAAAAAGCCTGCAAGTGTTGCGCGGCTTCATCTGGCTGCCCCTGTTGCTGGGGGCGATATTCCTCATGGCGATGCTGATACTGGGGTTCTTGCTGTATCGCTGGGTATTGAATCCGATCGCGAGGCTGACCAAAGCCACCGAGCATATCCAGCATGGCAACTTTGACATCGAGCCACCGATTGTCGGAAAGGGAGAGATTTCGGTGCTGTCGCGTTCGTTCTGGCAGATGGTGGAATTTGTACGCAATTCCAACGTCGAACTGGAGCGCAAGGTCAATGAGCGCACGCAGGATCTGCTTCGGCTGACGGAGATCGACTACCTGACGGGGTTGCTGAACAGACGCGGCATGACGGACAAGCTGGAGAAGGAAGTTGCGCGGCAGGCCCGTCAAGGCGGGTCAATGGGGCTGCTATTGTTGGATCTGGATCATTTCAAGCTGGTCAACGACAACTACGGCCATGCGGCAGGCGATCTCGCGATATGCGCTACCGCCAACATATTGCGCTCCTTGAAGCGCAGTTATGACTATGCCGGGCGCTGGGGCGGCGAAGAGTTCATTGTATTGTTGCCGGAATGCGATGAGGATGAAATGGTTACCATTGCCGAACGCATTCGCGAGGCAATCCGGAATTTGCATATCGAAACAGGGACCCGGACTTTTACATTCACAGTCAGTATCGGTGCGCATTATCCAAGCAGTCCGCAGACACTGGACGCGATGCTGCAACAGGCAGACAAGGCGTTGTACGCGGCGAAAGAGGCCGGGCGTGACTGTGTGCGTACCTCCAGGCAGAAGTCCTGA
- a CDS encoding EAL domain-containing protein, with protein sequence MQNEDILPVLYDLVVTIGSEISVKPLLTRTLQRLLYHTSFSAGFICLDVPPCKKEEGLVEVHLDAVVGDFDLIGVIGKSIALPCALICEEAGRKTEQAALLSALRATQTQYKSFLRLPIDHCGVIVLLAGEMPETKLPLTTMLQPVLAHLAKAIVLCRNNDAHTSGLVNQRDLLEKVFESSYSGVMITDADGHIIEINPAFTRITGYESQEVYGKNPHLLASGRHDHEFYREMWADIESNGHWEGEIWNRRKNGEVYPGWLNIDSVRDKNGELLYYFGMFTDISTRKEAEAQIHQLAFYDPLTRLPNRRLLIERLQQAFSVGARNGQHGAVLFIDLDNFKTLNDTKGHDIGDQLLSEVAERLNACVRDGDTVARLGGDEFVVVLEALNTAQDEAAAQADMVAEKIREVLGRPYQLGRHTHYSTPSIGVVLFLGHRQNLDDVMKFADTAMYQAKTAGRNAIRFYDPVMQAAIEARAELEEDLRHSLELRQLCLYYQIQMDNRNRPVGAEALLRWQHPERGLISPAQFIPMAEESGLIIPIGLWVLQTACAQLKAWQGDARTQRLTMAVNVSAKQFRSPDFVAQVENTLAETNAKPALLKLELTESIVLEDVEGTIAKMRELKRVGVSFSMDDFGTGYSSLQYLKRLPLDQIKIDQSFVRDIVTDTNDAAIVQTIIAMSEVLGLNVIAEGVETEAQREFLDLRGCHAFQGFLYGRPVPLQDFEARLREINVHV encoded by the coding sequence ATGCAAAACGAAGACATCCTGCCGGTACTGTATGACCTTGTAGTCACCATCGGCAGCGAGATCAGCGTCAAACCCCTGCTCACGCGAACTTTGCAGCGCCTGCTGTATCACACTTCTTTCTCGGCGGGATTCATTTGTCTGGATGTTCCCCCGTGCAAGAAGGAAGAGGGGCTGGTCGAGGTGCATCTTGATGCGGTGGTGGGTGATTTCGACCTGATCGGGGTGATCGGCAAGTCCATTGCTCTGCCGTGTGCGCTCATTTGCGAAGAGGCGGGTCGCAAAACCGAACAGGCGGCGTTATTGTCTGCATTGCGTGCCACGCAGACGCAATACAAATCTTTTCTCAGATTACCCATCGACCATTGCGGTGTGATCGTGCTGCTGGCGGGCGAGATGCCGGAAACAAAACTTCCCCTGACTACGATGTTGCAACCCGTACTGGCGCATCTGGCGAAGGCCATCGTGCTGTGCCGCAACAACGATGCCCATACCAGCGGATTGGTGAACCAGCGCGACTTGCTGGAAAAGGTATTCGAAAGCAGTTATTCCGGAGTGATGATCACCGATGCCGACGGGCACATTATCGAGATCAACCCCGCATTCACCCGCATCACGGGCTACGAATCGCAAGAGGTATATGGCAAGAATCCGCACCTGTTGGCTTCCGGGCGACATGACCACGAGTTTTACCGGGAAATGTGGGCCGACATTGAAAGCAACGGGCATTGGGAAGGTGAGATTTGGAATCGGCGCAAGAACGGCGAGGTTTATCCGGGTTGGCTGAACATCGACTCGGTGCGCGACAAGAACGGCGAACTGCTCTATTACTTCGGCATGTTTACCGACATCAGCACACGCAAGGAAGCCGAAGCGCAGATTCACCAACTGGCTTTCTACGATCCCCTGACCAGGCTGCCAAACCGCCGTCTGCTGATCGAACGCCTGCAGCAGGCTTTTTCCGTCGGGGCGCGCAACGGGCAACACGGTGCGGTATTGTTCATCGACCTGGATAACTTCAAGACGCTCAACGATACCAAGGGGCATGACATCGGCGACCAATTGCTGTCCGAAGTGGCTGAGCGGCTTAATGCTTGCGTGCGCGATGGCGATACGGTGGCAAGGCTGGGCGGCGACGAATTCGTGGTGGTTCTGGAAGCGTTGAATACGGCTCAGGACGAAGCGGCAGCGCAGGCGGATATGGTTGCCGAAAAGATACGCGAAGTCCTGGGCCGACCTTATCAGTTGGGCAGGCACACCCACTACTCTACGCCGAGTATCGGGGTAGTGTTGTTTCTTGGCCATCGGCAAAATCTGGATGATGTAATGAAATTCGCCGATACCGCGATGTACCAGGCCAAGACCGCCGGGCGCAACGCCATTCGTTTTTACGATCCGGTGATGCAGGCGGCTATCGAGGCACGTGCCGAACTCGAAGAAGACTTGAGGCATTCCCTCGAACTTCGGCAGCTGTGTCTCTACTACCAGATACAGATGGATAACCGGAATCGTCCCGTGGGGGCAGAGGCGCTGTTGCGCTGGCAGCACCCCGAACGGGGGCTGATCTCCCCGGCACAATTCATTCCGATGGCTGAAGAGAGCGGGCTCATCATACCGATCGGGCTTTGGGTGTTACAGACTGCGTGCGCGCAACTCAAGGCCTGGCAAGGCGACGCGCGGACACAACGTTTGACAATGGCGGTGAATGTCAGTGCGAAACAGTTCCGCAGCCCGGATTTCGTTGCGCAAGTAGAAAATACGCTGGCGGAAACAAATGCGAAGCCGGCACTGTTGAAGCTCGAGTTGACTGAAAGTATCGTGCTGGAAGACGTGGAAGGGACCATTGCCAAAATGCGCGAGCTGAAGAGGGTGGGTGTGAGCTTCTCGATGGACGATTTCGGCACGGGCTACTCTTCGCTGCAATATCTTAAGCGCCTTCCGTTGGATCAGATCAAGATAGATCAGTCCTTTGTGCGCGATATCGTTACGGATACCAATGATGCAGCCATCGTGCAAACCATCATCGCGATGAGCGAGGTACTGGGCTTGAATGTGATAGCCGAGGGCGTGGAAACGGAAGCGCAACGCGAGTTTCTGGATTTGCGCGGATGCCATGCTTTTCAGGGTTTCCTGTATGGACGGCCGGTACCGCTGCAGGATTTCGAAGCACGGCTGAGAGAAATCAATGTCCACGTATAA
- a CDS encoding FIST C-terminal domain-containing protein, which yields MNKISMMHYLPELEEGAIERKLAELQAIHPKLGVCVLLPEAEMDKVGVVQSAFAKCKIPLMGAIFPALVKEGHFVTSGAWLLCFKEMPYFELIGNLPVQAAEAELLMEKIAGDIRAQIDHTPDITLFMLFDAMVPNISTLLDNLYLHLANRVHYAGANAGSETFQPLPCLFDGERIVQNGVLLVLLSWHKGAILEHGYQTNPHTSYATSTSGNCISQIDWRPAFEVYRELVHEHYGEEVTAENFYQYGVHFPFGIVRANHHVLVRIPVMLAEDGSLFCVGEVPANSVLTLLKAPTVRTVETLHNVAEGLKALNGDIDGAELLLFYCAGRRLHLGIPMATTELEAFAGLTHASQVAGALSLGEIGGSTVNGYPLFHNATLVASCW from the coding sequence ATGAACAAGATAAGCATGATGCATTATCTGCCGGAGTTGGAAGAGGGTGCCATCGAGCGCAAGCTGGCTGAATTGCAGGCCATACACCCCAAACTCGGAGTTTGTGTGTTGCTGCCGGAAGCGGAAATGGACAAAGTTGGAGTAGTGCAGTCGGCTTTTGCCAAGTGCAAGATCCCGCTGATGGGGGCGATCTTCCCGGCGCTGGTCAAGGAAGGCCATTTTGTAACCAGCGGCGCGTGGCTGCTCTGCTTCAAGGAGATGCCGTATTTCGAGTTGATCGGGAACTTGCCTGTGCAAGCGGCGGAAGCGGAACTGCTCATGGAGAAGATCGCCGGCGACATACGGGCGCAAATCGACCACACGCCGGACATAACGCTGTTCATGCTGTTCGATGCCATGGTGCCGAATATCAGCACGTTGCTCGACAATCTGTATCTGCATCTGGCGAACCGCGTTCATTATGCCGGAGCAAATGCAGGCAGCGAAACCTTCCAGCCGTTGCCTTGCCTGTTCGACGGTGAACGCATCGTGCAGAACGGTGTGCTGCTGGTATTGCTGAGCTGGCACAAAGGGGCGATCCTGGAACACGGCTATCAAACCAACCCGCATACCTCTTATGCGACTTCGACCAGCGGCAACTGCATTTCCCAGATCGATTGGCGTCCCGCCTTCGAGGTGTATCGGGAACTGGTGCACGAACATTATGGCGAAGAAGTCACGGCGGAGAATTTCTACCAGTATGGCGTTCATTTTCCGTTCGGCATCGTGCGCGCCAATCATCATGTCCTGGTGCGCATTCCTGTCATGCTGGCCGAGGACGGTTCGCTGTTCTGTGTAGGGGAGGTGCCCGCCAATTCCGTCCTGACCCTGCTCAAGGCCCCGACCGTGCGCACGGTCGAGACACTGCATAATGTGGCAGAAGGTCTGAAAGCCCTGAACGGGGACATCGACGGTGCCGAATTGCTGTTGTTCTATTGCGCGGGGCGGCGCTTGCATCTCGGGATACCGATGGCTACGACCGAACTGGAAGCCTTTGCCGGACTGACGCACGCGTCGCAGGTCGCCGGCGCGCTTTCGCTCGGCGAGATCGGCGGTTCGACGGTGAATGGCTATCCGCTTTTCCACAATGCGACTTTGGTCGCTTCGTGCTGGTAG
- a CDS encoding HD domain-containing phosphohydrolase, with protein MSTYNVNLHEAVYSLSDALDLVGVTHIHHGKRVAYMATECGKQLGWKGSRLDELFQAAILHDSGVSRTRVHAKLTQLAWEDEADHCRLGAELLAGSPLLKYLSDTVLHHHTHWNVLKDLELPLDVKLRANCIYMVDRVDVLALGYQIDGEDILLGKDEIRHKIFVRRDDWFCPELVDAFMEISNSEAFWFTLESDHVNGYLATWLSHFPEQSMEFHELRGLVHVFSCIVDAKSPFTKQHSDGVANLARYIGGLFRLPEETCEMLELVGLLHDIGKLRVPDNLLEKPGSLNEAEIVIMRRHSFDTYSILKNIRGLERISLWALQHHERMDGTGYPFQSKGADLSFEARIVAVADVFQALAQDRPYRSALAQTVILDILKQQADSGKLDRKIVAAVEANLHECWRVATQAHA; from the coding sequence ATGTCCACGTATAACGTCAATCTGCACGAGGCCGTCTATTCCTTGTCGGACGCACTTGACCTGGTAGGCGTCACGCATATCCATCACGGCAAACGCGTTGCCTACATGGCGACCGAATGCGGCAAGCAACTGGGCTGGAAGGGGTCTCGCCTGGATGAGCTTTTTCAGGCGGCTATTTTGCACGACAGCGGGGTATCCAGAACGAGGGTGCATGCCAAACTGACTCAGCTGGCATGGGAGGACGAGGCGGACCATTGCAGGCTCGGCGCCGAATTGCTGGCCGGCAGCCCTTTATTGAAATACCTGTCGGATACGGTGTTGCACCACCATACGCATTGGAACGTGCTCAAGGATCTGGAGCTGCCGCTGGACGTCAAGCTCCGTGCAAACTGCATCTATATGGTTGACCGGGTAGATGTGCTTGCGCTGGGCTACCAGATTGACGGGGAAGACATCCTGCTGGGCAAGGATGAGATCAGGCACAAGATTTTCGTGCGTCGTGACGACTGGTTTTGCCCGGAGCTGGTCGATGCTTTTATGGAGATATCGAATTCCGAAGCCTTCTGGTTCACTTTGGAGAGCGACCATGTCAACGGTTATTTGGCAACCTGGTTGTCGCATTTTCCGGAACAGAGCATGGAGTTCCATGAATTACGCGGTTTGGTGCATGTTTTTTCGTGCATCGTCGATGCAAAAAGTCCGTTTACCAAACAACATTCCGATGGTGTCGCCAACCTGGCGCGATACATCGGCGGCCTGTTCCGGTTGCCGGAAGAAACATGCGAAATGCTTGAACTGGTCGGCCTGTTGCACGATATCGGCAAGTTGCGGGTGCCGGATAATCTGCTGGAGAAGCCGGGTAGTCTGAACGAGGCTGAGATCGTCATCATGCGGCGTCACAGTTTTGATACTTACAGCATCCTGAAGAACATCAGGGGATTGGAACGGATCAGTTTATGGGCTTTGCAGCATCATGAACGGATGGACGGCACGGGCTATCCATTTCAGTCGAAAGGCGCCGATCTCTCTTTTGAAGCGCGTATCGTTGCGGTTGCGGACGTCTTCCAGGCGCTTGCGCAGGATCGTCCCTATCGTAGTGCCTTGGCGCAGACGGTCATTCTGGATATCCTCAAGCAACAGGCAGATAGCGGCAAGCTGGACCGCAAGATAGTGGCCGCTGTCGAGGCGAATCTGCACGAGTGCTGGCGTGTCGCGACTCAGGCACATGCATAA
- a CDS encoding aldo/keto reductase, with protein sequence MEYRKLGSSGLNVSALSLGTMTFGEQNSEAEAHAQLDLAVSHGVNFIDTAEMYPVPPRAETSHRTESYVGTWLRRQQRDKLIVATKIAGPARGFKWIRETPRINREHLTAAIDGSLRRLQTDYIDLYQLHWPDRYVPMFGATGYDVTQERDSTPIAEQLHVLAEFVKAGKIRHIGLSNETPWGVSEFVRCAEQLGLPKIASIQNAYHLLNRTFESGLAETCRHTNVSLLGYSPLAFGWLTGKYLADPKAKGRITLFPGFGQRYDKPNVPPAAKEYVRIAQEAGIAPATMALAFARARWFTGSVILGATTQQQLSENLASAEVTLTAEILEKIEEVHRLYPNPAP encoded by the coding sequence ATGGAATACAGAAAATTGGGCAGCAGCGGCTTGAACGTCTCGGCGCTGTCTCTCGGCACGATGACCTTCGGCGAACAGAACAGCGAGGCGGAGGCCCATGCGCAACTCGATCTCGCCGTATCGCACGGGGTCAACTTTATCGATACTGCCGAGATGTACCCCGTTCCGCCGCGTGCCGAGACCTCGCATCGCACCGAGAGTTATGTCGGCACCTGGCTCAGACGGCAGCAACGCGACAAACTCATCGTCGCCACCAAGATTGCCGGTCCGGCGCGAGGCTTCAAATGGATACGCGAAACGCCGCGCATCAACCGCGAACACCTCACCGCCGCGATCGACGGCAGCTTGCGCCGCTTGCAGACCGACTACATTGATTTGTATCAACTCCACTGGCCGGATCGCTATGTCCCGATGTTTGGCGCAACCGGTTACGACGTGACACAGGAACGCGACAGCACCCCTATCGCCGAGCAATTGCATGTACTCGCGGAATTTGTCAAAGCGGGAAAAATCCGCCATATCGGCCTTTCCAACGAAACCCCGTGGGGAGTCTCCGAATTTGTGCGTTGCGCGGAGCAACTCGGTTTGCCGAAGATCGCCAGCATTCAGAACGCCTACCACCTGTTGAACCGCACTTTCGAGAGCGGTCTCGCCGAAACATGCCGTCATACCAACGTCAGCCTGCTCGGCTACAGCCCCCTGGCCTTCGGCTGGCTCACGGGCAAATACTTAGCCGACCCGAAAGCCAAGGGACGCATCACGCTTTTTCCCGGTTTCGGCCAACGCTATGACAAACCCAACGTGCCCCCAGCCGCAAAGGAATATGTACGCATCGCTCAGGAAGCCGGAATTGCCCCGGCAACGATGGCGCTCGCTTTTGCCAGAGCGCGCTGGTTCACCGGCAGCGTCATTCTCGGTGCCACTACGCAGCAGCAACTCAGCGAGAATCTGGCCAGTGCAGAAGTGACGCTAACGGCGGAAATCCTGGAAAAAATAGAAGAAGTGCATAGGCTGTACCCCAATCCGGCGCCGTAA